Proteins from one Triticum aestivum cultivar Chinese Spring chromosome 7A, IWGSC CS RefSeq v2.1, whole genome shotgun sequence genomic window:
- the LOC123154433 gene encoding xyloglucan endotransglucosylase/hydrolase protein 24 → MGQARAYLLASLAAFYLIALATPQVTAADITEEVNLLWGKCNVLRDGAGRQTVAMSLDRSTTSGFSSKIKYLFGRIDMDIKLVPGNSAGTVTTFYMMSEGPWQYHDEIDLEFLGNSTGNPYTLHTNVYARGVGSREKGYRLWFDPSQDFHTYSIIWTQQYIRILVDNKLLRQIKNQMMYGAPYPNYQPMRVFSTIWNADDWATQGGRVKTDWSLAPFTAFFRNYKASTCSPSSKACGQSSPGSSGPELDQTQQQQLKEVAANSKVYDYCDDSKRRIGSPKDCESQ, encoded by the exons ATGGGCCAGGCTAGGGCTTACCTCCTAGCCTCCCTAGCGGCGTTCTACCTCATCGCCCTGGCCACCCCCCAGGTCACGGCCGCCGACATTACCGAGGAGGTCAATCTCCTGTGGGGCAAGTGCAACGTTCTCCGCGACGGCGCCGGCAGACAGACTGTCGCGATGAGTCTCGACCGcagcacgacctccggattcagcTCAAAAATCAAGTACCTCTTCGGGAGGATTGACATGGACATCAAGCTCGTGCCCGGGAACTCAGCCGGCACAGTGACAACATTTTAT ATGATGTCAGAGGGACCATGGCAATACCATGATGAGATCGACCTTGAATTCTTGGGGAACAGCACCGGCAACCCCTACACCCTGCACACCAACGTGTATGCCAGAGGTGTAGGCAGCAGAGAGAAGGGGTACCGGCTTTGGTTTGATCCCTCCCAGGACTTCCACACCTACAGCATCATTTGGACCCAACAATACATCCG AATCCTTGTCGATAACAAGCTGCTCCGGCAGATCAAGAACCAGATGATGTATGGTGCCCCCTATCCAAACTATCAACCAATGAGGGTGTTCAGCACCATCTGGAACGCGGATGACTGGGCCACACAGGGTGGGCGGGTCAAGACCGACTGGTCACTAGCGCCGTTCACAGCATTCTTCCGGAACTACAAGGCCTCCACCTGCTCTCCAAGCTCCAAGGCCTGCGGCCAGAGCTCCCCTGGTTCGTCTGGCCCGGAACTGGACCAGACGCAGCAACAGCAACTGAAGGAGGTGGCTGCCAACTCCAAGGTCTATGATTACTGCGATGACTCAAAGAGGAGGATTGGGTCCCCCAAGGATTGTGAGTCACAGTAG